Proteins found in one Gimesia chilikensis genomic segment:
- a CDS encoding sialidase family protein — protein sequence MQIIDQGIVYPSHLGTDRQSCAFPGVCVSATGRWLVSFRAAPEKSGLLGQHPLICWSDDRGTSWSEPMSPFEPPQYGNLTPGSFRAAYLTALNDGTLISALCWVDARDPSRPFFNEETEGLLDTRICLSRSEDDGLSWSSPVFVSSEFDHVPTPLTGPILEFSDTEDRNLLAIQLELNKPYFDKTPWHHRSILLLSDDDGHTWSNHIVTSDDPVLRMFYWDQRPALVGENELLDLFWTFDRETGEYLNIHARKTETSYADWSPLWDTDVPGQPAAPVRLSDGRLVMVYVDRTENPAIKLRTSKDNGHHWPVESELILYSQGASPNLMWPGDMLGAWEEMSNFAVGLPATALLPEDELLVVFYAGPSKNDTSIHWQCIRP from the coding sequence ATGCAGATTATCGACCAGGGAATTGTCTATCCGTCTCATCTCGGAACAGATCGCCAGAGTTGCGCATTTCCGGGCGTGTGCGTCTCCGCGACAGGACGCTGGTTAGTGAGTTTTCGGGCAGCCCCTGAAAAAAGTGGTCTGCTGGGCCAACACCCGCTGATTTGCTGGTCTGATGATAGAGGGACCAGCTGGTCAGAGCCGATGAGTCCTTTTGAGCCACCTCAGTATGGCAATTTGACTCCAGGCAGTTTTCGCGCAGCATATCTCACTGCCTTGAATGATGGCACGCTCATTTCCGCACTCTGCTGGGTGGATGCTCGTGATCCCTCGCGGCCATTTTTCAATGAAGAGACAGAGGGTTTACTGGATACGCGAATCTGTCTGAGTCGATCAGAAGATGATGGCCTGAGCTGGTCGTCTCCGGTTTTTGTCAGCAGTGAGTTCGATCATGTTCCTACACCGCTGACAGGGCCGATTCTTGAATTCAGCGATACAGAGGACCGCAACCTGCTGGCAATCCAACTGGAACTCAATAAGCCCTATTTCGATAAGACGCCCTGGCATCATCGTTCAATCTTGCTGCTTTCTGATGATGATGGTCACACCTGGTCAAATCACATTGTGACAAGTGATGACCCGGTATTAAGGATGTTTTACTGGGATCAACGTCCAGCACTGGTCGGTGAAAATGAACTGTTAGATTTATTCTGGACTTTTGACCGGGAGACTGGTGAGTATCTCAATATACACGCGCGAAAGACTGAAACCAGTTATGCAGATTGGTCACCACTGTGGGATACTGACGTGCCTGGTCAACCGGCGGCTCCTGTGCGTTTATCAGATGGTCGGCTAGTTATGGTTTATGTAGATCGCACAGAAAACCCTGCGATCAAACTTCGTACCAGTAAAGATAACGGACATCATTGGCCAGTTGAGAGTGAATTAATACTTTATTCGCAGGGAGCATCCCCAAATTTGATGTGGCCGGGCGACATGCTTGGTGCCTGGGAGGAAATGTCAAATTTCGCTGTTGGTTTGCCTGCGACAGCGTTGTTGCCTGAAGATGAACTGCTGGTTGTCTTTTATGCCGGTCCGTCGAAAAATGACACCAGCATTCACTGGCAATGTATTCGCCCTTGA
- a CDS encoding MMPL family transporter — translation MQTPFRSPGAPTPHRNINSTAKGVIHIFGWIAILVQRFWPWLLAAWVVVGGMLYWRAPVWDSVAVQGEFNFLPENSPTRRGEKLLQQAFPDDREKSSIVLVLTRNDETPLSSSDKSYITDTLQPKLEQLSESESPMLNVRTFSDEEIGELLISKDERAALVEIELSLGLFDQSNREQIAIVEQQITKLRSSKEFPPELNVTMTGSAVVGRDERRAQQKSAEKIQSWATWLVLGLLLVVFRAPLLALIPLCTIIFSLEISLKITALLAEYGLIGVFQGQEIYTRVIVYGAGVDYSLFLLSRYKEEMQNGLASEEAIGTAIRKVGTAVAASATTEIIGLGMLMLMSFLKFQKAGFSIALGFLVMLLTSLLLTPSLLSLVGRFAFWPFSLSQPDGGLKQGSRKKNRNLEVIWEWIGEKLQQRPGTFWIVTMLILLPVGAWGVSQSDRLSYGVVSELPSDAPSRTGTQRLSQYFPAGKTGPATVLIRNDEIDFGSLEGEVGISDWTDNLWLKAQQLNIADIRSLDKPKGFWTKSEQDSGAEETDGRLLEHLVIRSVQRTRAGDYYVSDSGKFDGSVTRASIVLSSNPFARKTIEQFEVLREAVKAALPANLKGSTVYLLGSTANLSDLKSVAEQDRTRIYLLVTAVVLVILIIMLRRVAIPIYLILLILCGYFVTIGTTILVFQWWQGDRFAGLDWTVPIFLFTVLIAVGEDYNILLITRVDEEYAKSKLPNAVTEAFKRTGNIISGCGLIMAGTFSSLIFGGQLLGLQQLGFALVFGVVLDTFVIRTLLIPTWLTLLYEGRFGRFSRCLGGPECLEKSDPKSVPSQEE, via the coding sequence GTGCAAACACCTTTTCGTTCGCCTGGAGCCCCAACACCCCATAGAAATATCAATTCGACTGCGAAAGGAGTCATTCACATATTTGGATGGATCGCCATACTAGTTCAACGATTCTGGCCCTGGCTGCTTGCTGCCTGGGTTGTAGTCGGAGGAATGCTGTACTGGAGGGCTCCTGTCTGGGATTCTGTCGCTGTTCAAGGAGAATTTAATTTTCTTCCGGAGAATAGTCCGACTCGACGTGGCGAGAAATTGTTACAACAGGCGTTTCCCGATGATCGCGAAAAAAGCAGCATCGTACTGGTTCTCACACGCAACGATGAAACCCCACTCTCAAGCTCAGATAAATCGTACATCACCGACACACTTCAGCCGAAACTCGAACAGCTTAGCGAATCTGAAAGTCCCATGCTGAATGTAAGGACCTTCTCGGACGAGGAGATCGGCGAGCTGCTCATCAGTAAGGACGAACGCGCTGCTCTTGTCGAGATTGAACTTTCTCTGGGCCTCTTCGATCAAAGTAATCGTGAACAGATTGCAATAGTTGAACAGCAGATTACGAAACTGAGAAGTTCAAAGGAATTTCCACCGGAGTTAAACGTCACCATGACTGGCAGCGCAGTTGTCGGTCGTGATGAACGGAGAGCCCAACAAAAGAGTGCTGAAAAAATACAATCTTGGGCGACATGGCTGGTTCTGGGACTGCTACTGGTCGTTTTTCGTGCGCCCCTGCTGGCACTCATTCCATTATGCACAATCATATTCTCACTTGAAATATCATTAAAAATAACAGCCCTCTTAGCCGAATACGGACTGATTGGCGTGTTTCAAGGGCAGGAGATTTACACAAGAGTCATCGTCTACGGAGCCGGAGTCGATTACAGCCTGTTTTTACTCTCGCGCTATAAGGAAGAAATGCAGAATGGACTCGCAAGTGAAGAGGCCATTGGTACGGCGATTCGAAAAGTAGGAACAGCAGTTGCCGCCAGCGCAACAACTGAAATTATCGGCCTCGGTATGTTGATGTTGATGAGCTTCCTCAAGTTTCAAAAAGCTGGTTTCAGTATCGCACTCGGCTTCCTGGTGATGCTGTTGACTTCTTTACTGTTGACTCCATCCCTGTTGTCTCTGGTGGGGCGTTTCGCATTCTGGCCTTTCTCTTTATCTCAGCCAGACGGGGGATTGAAACAGGGCTCGCGAAAAAAAAATCGAAACCTTGAAGTCATCTGGGAATGGATTGGAGAAAAACTTCAGCAACGTCCCGGAACATTCTGGATTGTGACGATGTTAATCTTGCTTCCTGTTGGGGCTTGGGGGGTAAGTCAATCTGATCGTTTGAGTTATGGTGTGGTCAGTGAACTACCTTCAGATGCCCCCAGCCGAACGGGAACTCAACGATTATCGCAATATTTTCCTGCCGGCAAAACCGGTCCTGCGACGGTCCTGATTCGCAACGACGAGATCGATTTCGGGAGCCTGGAAGGTGAAGTGGGGATATCGGACTGGACAGACAATCTCTGGTTGAAGGCACAACAGTTGAACATCGCCGACATCAGAAGCCTGGACAAGCCCAAAGGCTTTTGGACGAAATCAGAGCAAGACTCCGGTGCTGAAGAGACTGACGGACGATTATTGGAGCACCTGGTAATACGGTCAGTCCAGCGTACGCGGGCTGGTGACTATTATGTAAGTGACAGCGGTAAATTCGACGGAAGCGTGACGCGGGCGAGTATCGTTCTATCCTCCAATCCATTTGCTCGCAAGACAATCGAACAATTTGAGGTCCTGCGGGAAGCGGTCAAAGCAGCGTTGCCTGCCAACCTGAAGGGGAGCACTGTTTATTTACTCGGTTCAACGGCCAATCTGAGTGATCTCAAGTCGGTTGCCGAACAGGACCGCACACGAATCTATTTACTGGTGACTGCAGTCGTGCTGGTGATATTGATTATCATGCTACGTCGAGTTGCGATCCCGATTTATTTAATCCTACTGATACTTTGCGGATATTTTGTGACGATTGGTACGACCATACTGGTGTTCCAATGGTGGCAGGGAGACCGGTTCGCAGGTCTTGACTGGACCGTTCCAATCTTTCTCTTCACTGTTCTCATCGCCGTAGGAGAAGACTACAACATTTTGCTAATCACTCGCGTCGACGAGGAATACGCCAAGTCCAAGTTACCGAACGCCGTAACTGAAGCGTTTAAACGTACGGGAAACATTATCTCCGGATGCGGCTTGATCATGGCTGGCACGTTTTCGTCGCTTATATTTGGCGGACAGCTACTGGGTCTTCAACAACTCGGATTCGCACTCGTCTTCGGTGTTGTATTAGACACGTTTGTAATCCGGACGCTCCTGATTCCCACCTGGCTGACGCTCCTCTATGAAGGACGATTCGGTCGTTTCTCGCGGTGTCTGGGCGGGCCGGAGTGTCTCGAAAAGTCAGACCCTAAATCTGTTCCGTCGCAAGAGGAGTAA
- a CDS encoding thioredoxin family protein — protein MSYDAHLMSLITSGLIFFTGCSDSMTPSQTPSADLISLPVVSESELTDLLQNADKPVLIEFSVMTGCFRCDEMRPEMKQLREMLHDRVNLVRMDFNANQALAASLGATVCPSYVLFSNGQPLWTENYPVSGRVIASRIQQNLTSHSLQESPGSSFEDGSSSF, from the coding sequence ATGAGCTATGACGCGCATTTAATGTCTTTGATCACCAGCGGTTTGATTTTTTTTACAGGCTGTAGCGACAGCATGACTCCCTCTCAAACTCCGAGCGCTGATTTGATTTCACTACCAGTTGTCAGTGAGAGTGAGTTGACAGATTTACTGCAAAACGCAGACAAGCCTGTGTTGATCGAGTTCAGCGTGATGACTGGATGTTTTCGCTGTGATGAGATGCGACCAGAGATGAAGCAACTGCGGGAAATGCTTCACGACCGAGTGAATTTAGTTCGCATGGATTTCAATGCGAATCAGGCTTTGGCTGCTTCACTCGGCGCTACTGTTTGTCCGTCTTATGTTTTGTTTTCCAACGGTCAACCGCTTTGGACGGAGAATTACCCCGTTTCTGGAAGGGTAATAGCGAGTCGAATTCAACAGAATTTGACATCCCATTCGCTTCAAGAGTCTCCTGGATCCTCATTCGAAGATGGTTCCAGTTCGTTCTGA
- a CDS encoding DUF1559 domain-containing protein yields MLPQSSVSHLRRGFTLIELLVVIAIIAILIALLLPAVQQAREAARRTQCKNNLKQIGLALHNYEECHSVFPPGFVSIPTGPWPGGGNDPVPEIGPGWSFFTMLLPFMDQANLSELIDFNLPITDSSNAPARSSTVTAYLCPSDTTPQRISAYPSSLNINDLAACSYIGSLGGADPTNTSGYTAMYEQQPFNGMFHRNSAVRMHDITDGSSNTIGIGERQSAFVPNGWAGVIPTARTVFSQQVATQRGQAVGDTARPAITMALVHVRSGGPNSPTGSPGGYNSPHVGGAHFLLMDGSVRMIGENVDINVFRWLAARNDGQVIGGDSF; encoded by the coding sequence ATGCTCCCCCAGTCTTCAGTTTCTCACCTGCGACGTGGCTTTACATTGATTGAACTCCTGGTTGTGATCGCAATCATTGCGATCCTGATCGCGTTACTTTTGCCTGCGGTCCAGCAGGCACGTGAGGCGGCCCGAAGGACACAATGTAAAAATAATCTAAAGCAAATCGGGTTGGCACTCCACAATTATGAGGAATGTCACAGTGTATTTCCGCCCGGCTTCGTGAGTATCCCGACAGGCCCCTGGCCAGGGGGAGGTAATGATCCTGTACCCGAAATCGGCCCCGGCTGGAGTTTTTTCACCATGCTTTTGCCGTTTATGGATCAGGCAAATCTCTCGGAACTGATCGACTTCAATCTGCCGATTACTGACAGCAGTAATGCTCCAGCACGGAGTTCGACGGTAACTGCCTACCTCTGCCCGAGTGACACAACTCCACAGCGAATCAGCGCATATCCATCATCGTTGAATATCAATGACCTGGCAGCCTGCAGTTATATTGGCTCGCTTGGGGGTGCCGATCCCACTAATACTTCAGGTTACACTGCCATGTATGAGCAACAACCCTTCAATGGCATGTTCCATCGCAATTCCGCTGTCCGGATGCACGACATTACAGATGGAAGTTCGAACACAATCGGAATTGGTGAAAGGCAAAGTGCATTCGTCCCTAACGGCTGGGCTGGGGTAATCCCCACAGCGCGGACAGTATTTTCTCAACAAGTCGCCACTCAGCGTGGGCAGGCGGTGGGTGACACAGCACGACCCGCAATTACGATGGCTCTCGTTCACGTTCGGTCTGGCGGCCCCAATTCTCCCACCGGTAGTCCTGGCGGTTATAACAGCCCTCACGTAGGCGGAGCACATTTTTTACTAATGGATGGTAGCGTGAGAATGATTGGTGAGAACGTCGATATCAATGTCTTCCGCTGGCTGGCAGCCCGAAATGACGGCCAGGTGATCGGCGGCGATTCATTCTAA
- a CDS encoding MarC family protein, with protein MLDFLSSVSILLALLNPFLVIVYLFDVVKTLDRERFYRVLLVAAAISAVVFSCFALIGDVIFSSLVQAEFASFQIFGGIVFLLIGIQFVFKGPSAVEILHGKSENLAGAIAMPVLIGPGTLSASVVVGKRLDPLIACGAIVLALGISVSLMLILKEIHDYVRKKREYLVQRYIEVAGRVTALYVGTIAVEMIMRGLQSWVQKF; from the coding sequence ATGCTGGATTTCTTGAGTTCCGTTTCAATTCTACTCGCACTGCTCAATCCATTCCTGGTCATTGTCTACCTCTTTGATGTAGTCAAAACTCTTGACAGGGAGAGGTTCTACCGCGTCCTGCTCGTTGCTGCAGCAATCTCGGCGGTTGTCTTCAGCTGTTTTGCTTTGATCGGCGATGTGATCTTCTCAAGTTTAGTACAGGCCGAGTTCGCATCCTTTCAGATTTTCGGCGGGATTGTATTCTTGCTTATTGGTATTCAGTTTGTCTTCAAGGGACCATCAGCAGTCGAAATCCTGCACGGCAAATCTGAGAATCTGGCCGGGGCCATTGCGATGCCTGTACTCATCGGGCCAGGGACATTGAGTGCGAGCGTGGTTGTGGGGAAAAGACTCGATCCGCTAATTGCCTGTGGTGCAATAGTTTTAGCACTGGGTATTTCAGTTTCACTCATGCTAATTCTGAAAGAAATTCATGACTATGTCCGGAAGAAGCGGGAGTATCTTGTTCAGCGTTACATTGAAGTTGCCGGCAGGGTGACGGCCTTGTACGTCGGGACAATCGCAGTGGAAATGATCATGCGTGGGCTACAATCCTGGGTGCAAAAGTTTTAA
- a CDS encoding CBS domain-containing protein, protein MQVHEIMTSGVECISPSASITEAAQQMKALDAGSVPVCGENNKLVGMITDRDIVIRCVADGLDTKTTSVSDAMSADIVFCRDNQDITEAVQTMEHHKIRRLVVIDDDKRLVGIVSLGDLAVKTNDESLCTEALEAVSC, encoded by the coding sequence ATGCAGGTTCACGAAATTATGACCTCGGGTGTCGAGTGTATTTCACCGAGTGCGTCTATCACGGAGGCCGCTCAGCAAATGAAGGCATTGGACGCGGGATCGGTCCCGGTATGCGGTGAAAACAACAAACTGGTCGGAATGATCACCGACCGAGATATTGTGATCCGTTGTGTCGCTGACGGATTGGATACAAAAACCACGTCTGTCAGCGACGCGATGTCGGCTGACATCGTGTTTTGCCGGGATAACCAGGATATCACAGAAGCAGTGCAGACCATGGAGCATCATAAAATTCGACGACTGGTCGTGATCGACGATGACAAGCGCCTGGTCGGAATCGTTTCGCTCGGTGATCTAGCCGTGAAGACAAACGACGAGTCTCTGTGCACGGAAGCACTGGAAGCGGTCTCGTGCTGA